The Halorhabdus sp. BNX81 genome includes a region encoding these proteins:
- a CDS encoding SGNH/GDSL hydrolase family protein, giving the protein MDHDQYPSVSLHNVAETEPAEWGPDGDRLCRIPSSFGQELNEMAADRVRHPTASEVRFVPTEDDAAIEVTLSAAEETEFRTFWGVHQPWQPTEVGPTPETYTFSVPERLREIEPTDEAGRFDPEVCRIRFERRTAIAIHDISGDCRPPNEDELPEQRYLAYGTSITEGAAASALHTDYVTHVARDLGYDLLNFGCSGSAYADSSMADYLATRDDWDVATLELSVNMANADFTPAEFHDRVEYFVNTIADAHPEKPIVCLTLFPYFDDLTESGDAEHASAFRDAVRAVVAESPHENLHVVAGTDLNDITGLTADLLHPGDAGMERIGTRLADRLEAIAE; this is encoded by the coding sequence ATGGATCACGACCAGTATCCGTCGGTTTCGTTGCATAACGTCGCGGAAACTGAACCCGCCGAGTGGGGCCCGGATGGGGATCGACTCTGTCGGATCCCATCTTCGTTTGGCCAGGAGCTAAACGAGATGGCGGCAGACCGGGTTCGTCACCCCACGGCCAGTGAAGTCCGGTTCGTTCCAACCGAGGACGACGCGGCGATCGAAGTGACGCTTTCGGCCGCCGAAGAGACGGAATTTCGGACATTCTGGGGTGTCCACCAGCCCTGGCAGCCGACCGAGGTCGGCCCGACGCCGGAGACGTACACCTTCAGCGTGCCCGAGCGTCTCCGCGAAATCGAGCCGACCGATGAGGCGGGTCGATTTGATCCGGAAGTCTGCCGGATCCGCTTCGAACGTCGGACAGCGATCGCGATCCACGATATTTCCGGTGACTGCCGCCCGCCAAACGAGGACGAACTCCCGGAGCAACGCTATCTCGCTTACGGGACTTCGATCACGGAAGGTGCCGCCGCCTCGGCGCTTCACACGGATTACGTCACCCACGTCGCCCGGGACCTCGGATACGACCTGCTGAACTTCGGTTGCTCGGGGTCCGCCTACGCGGACTCGTCGATGGCGGACTACCTCGCCACTCGCGACGACTGGGACGTCGCAACGCTTGAACTGTCTGTGAACATGGCCAACGCTGATTTCACGCCGGCCGAGTTCCACGACCGCGTCGAGTACTTCGTGAACACGATTGCGGATGCACATCCCGAGAAACCGATCGTGTGTCTCACGTTGTTCCCCTACTTCGACGACCTGACCGAATCCGGCGACGCCGAACACGCCAGCGCGTTCCGCGATGCAGTGCGAGCTGTCGTCGCCGAGTCGCCACACGAGAACCTCCACGTCGTCGCGGGGACTGACCTCAACGATATCACCGGGTTAACGGCCGATCTCCTCCACCCGGGTGATGCCGGAATGGAACGGATCGGCACCCGACTGGCCGACCGTCTCGAAGCAATCGCTGAGTGA
- a CDS encoding DUF5794 domain-containing protein — MSSSQHPIALAIEQRVGGDGRLLATVMCLPLVDGVFPALILAGAMGSVSGVFEVGLLVFGGSATVAVILADLDGTPREQVLTVLGVGAILLPIAAVEAALAPTIASVLDLAIFERFAGLVILAIAAQTASSRIADLIPRPAIVVGFGLIASLDLGGAELTVATDPELVVNGTATALVGVGFAVLVALAGPWLRANVDIDRFRFGSAVALGVLALSIYGFVPSDAPLSLAVLAMAGLLAFDPDQGLIFPPRESPVDAEADESLPDGGSQSDASNPVSTESDGSDDRSPWL, encoded by the coding sequence ATGAGTAGCTCCCAACATCCGATCGCCCTCGCCATCGAGCAACGCGTCGGCGGTGACGGTCGCCTGCTCGCGACGGTGATGTGTCTCCCACTCGTCGACGGGGTGTTCCCGGCGCTGATCCTCGCCGGTGCGATGGGCAGTGTGTCCGGGGTTTTCGAGGTCGGACTCCTGGTCTTTGGGGGAAGTGCAACGGTCGCAGTCATCCTCGCAGATTTAGACGGGACGCCGCGCGAGCAGGTTCTGACTGTCCTCGGTGTCGGGGCGATCCTGTTGCCGATTGCAGCGGTTGAAGCGGCCCTCGCGCCGACGATCGCCAGCGTACTCGATCTGGCAATCTTCGAGCGGTTCGCGGGGCTCGTTATCCTGGCAATCGCCGCCCAGACCGCCAGTTCACGGATCGCCGACCTCATTCCACGGCCGGCGATCGTCGTCGGATTCGGCCTGATCGCCAGTCTTGACCTCGGCGGCGCGGAACTGACCGTCGCCACTGATCCCGAACTCGTCGTCAACGGGACAGCTACGGCCCTGGTCGGCGTCGGCTTTGCGGTACTTGTTGCGCTTGCTGGCCCGTGGCTTCGAGCCAACGTCGACATCGACCGCTTTCGCTTCGGCAGCGCTGTTGCCCTCGGCGTGCTGGCGCTATCGATCTACGGATTCGTCCCCAGCGACGCCCCGCTTTCGCTGGCTGTCCTTGCGATGGCCGGGCTATTGGCGTTCGATCCGGACCAGGGACTGATCTTCCCACCCCGCGAGTCCCCAGTGGACGCTGAGGCGGACGAGTCACTCCCGGACGGCGGCAGTCAGTCCGACGCCTCAAACCCTGTCTCGACAGAATCAGATGGCAGTGACGATCGCTCACCGTGGCTGTAG
- a CDS encoding DUF5795 family protein, translating to MAENRVVQGRMVTAVTLAELIEGEDVMDAESISDAERTCPECGGDVLEVGYMPSITEFVTGNKCQDCEWATTDRD from the coding sequence ATGGCCGAAAATAGGGTGGTCCAGGGACGGATGGTCACCGCCGTCACGCTGGCAGAACTCATCGAAGGCGAGGATGTCATGGACGCCGAATCGATCTCCGACGCCGAGCGCACGTGCCCCGAATGTGGCGGCGATGTCCTGGAAGTCGGATATATGCCCTCGATCACCGAGTTCGTGACCGGAAACAAGTGCCAGGACTGTGAGTGGGCAACAACCGACAGAGACTGA
- a CDS encoding FAD-dependent oxidoreductase: MTEEIGIVGGGIAGAGAAYALSDADVTVYEMDTVGGRMASRQRNGCIFDFGANYLEVADPDLEAIIEDAAGDRLVEIEPPVWRFDAAGEITAGDTPQNTRWTGRGGLDEIVRGMIDASGATLEDGVGVTHLERLDDGWRITTETGEREFDAIVLAVPTASASVLLETADWDASLREELAMAINQIPYRTMDTVALHFAFELETPYFGLVSEESVYDVAWVSNEGHKPGHVPDGETVIVVQFGPSWVVTHPQTSPAAAAEAATHRARELIGDDRFVDPNWWEYQRWGDAIPTRSPDEELIEQALDSDLAIAGDWVNGIGRTRSALRSGLDAGRNLQ, from the coding sequence ATGACCGAAGAAATCGGAATCGTCGGTGGCGGGATCGCCGGGGCCGGTGCGGCCTACGCGTTGAGCGACGCCGACGTCACCGTCTACGAGATGGATACCGTCGGGGGGCGGATGGCGAGTCGGCAACGGAACGGATGTATCTTCGACTTCGGTGCGAACTACCTCGAAGTCGCCGATCCGGACCTGGAAGCGATCATCGAAGACGCCGCCGGGGACAGACTCGTCGAGATCGAACCACCGGTCTGGCGGTTCGACGCCGCCGGGGAGATCACGGCCGGAGATACGCCACAGAACACCCGCTGGACGGGCCGCGGTGGCCTCGACGAGATCGTCCGAGGCATGATCGATGCCAGCGGCGCGACGCTGGAGGATGGCGTCGGCGTGACACACCTCGAACGACTCGACGATGGGTGGCGCATTACGACCGAGACGGGCGAGCGGGAGTTCGATGCGATCGTGCTCGCGGTGCCAACCGCGTCGGCGTCGGTCCTGCTGGAAACCGCAGATTGGGATGCCTCGCTCCGGGAGGAACTGGCCATGGCCATCAATCAGATCCCCTACCGGACGATGGATACCGTTGCGCTCCACTTTGCCTTCGAACTGGAGACGCCGTACTTCGGGCTCGTCAGCGAGGAGAGTGTCTACGATGTGGCGTGGGTGTCAAACGAAGGTCACAAACCCGGCCACGTTCCGGACGGCGAGACGGTGATCGTCGTCCAGTTCGGCCCGAGCTGGGTCGTCACGCACCCACAGACGTCGCCGGCCGCTGCCGCCGAGGCGGCGACCCATCGAGCCCGGGAACTCATCGGCGACGACCGGTTCGTCGATCCAAACTGGTGGGAGTACCAGCGCTGGGGTGACGCGATCCCCACGCGAAGCCCGGATGAAGAACTGATCGAGCAGGCGCTCGACTCGGACCTGGCGATCGCTGGCGACTGGGTCAACGGTATCGGGCGGACACGATCGGCCCTCCGGAGTGGCCTGGACGCCGGTCGAAACCTGCAGTAA
- the guaB gene encoding IMP dehydrogenase: MAKHDRPFSAKLDVPEALTFDDVLLRPKESRVEPDDATTETRVSKNVSLNVPVLSAAMDTVTEGEMAIAMARHGGLGVIHRNMDVDRMVTEIERVKRADEPIIRDVVTADPDQTVREVDEMMEHKGVSGAPVVGEDDEVLGIISATDIRPYLEVGESDAVREAMTDEVITAEESVSPREALELMYEHKIERVPIVDDGDRLIGLVTMQGILQRREYDQAARDENGRLRCGVAVGPFETERALEADDAGADIIFVDCAHAHNLDVVDTARDIKAEIDADIVVGNIGTREAAEDLVDFADGLKVGIGPGSICTTRIVSGSGMPQLSAVAEVADVAADHDVPVIADGGIRYSGDAIKAIGAGADAVMLGSYFAGTDEAPGRIITRNGKKYKQYRGMGSVGAMKSGGGERYLKDVEDQEEEDYVPEGVEAATPYQGPVENELHQMVGGMQSGMGYVGASSIPEFKERAEFVRVSSAGQQENHPHDVLITDEAPNYSPGE; this comes from the coding sequence ATGGCGAAGCACGATCGACCGTTTTCGGCGAAACTCGACGTACCGGAAGCGCTGACCTTCGACGACGTCCTGTTGCGTCCGAAGGAGAGTCGCGTCGAACCTGACGATGCGACGACGGAGACCCGCGTCTCGAAGAACGTCTCGTTGAACGTCCCCGTCCTTTCGGCAGCGATGGACACCGTCACCGAGGGCGAGATGGCGATCGCAATGGCTCGACACGGCGGACTCGGCGTCATTCACCGTAACATGGATGTCGACCGGATGGTCACGGAGATCGAGCGCGTCAAACGCGCTGACGAACCTATCATTCGCGATGTCGTGACGGCTGACCCGGACCAAACCGTCCGTGAGGTCGACGAGATGATGGAGCACAAGGGCGTCAGTGGCGCGCCCGTCGTGGGCGAGGACGACGAAGTCCTGGGGATCATTTCGGCGACGGACATCCGCCCGTACCTCGAAGTCGGCGAATCGGATGCCGTTCGGGAGGCCATGACTGACGAGGTTATCACCGCCGAAGAGTCCGTCTCGCCGCGCGAGGCGCTCGAACTCATGTACGAACACAAGATCGAGCGCGTCCCGATCGTTGACGACGGGGACCGCCTCATCGGGCTGGTGACGATGCAGGGGATTCTCCAGCGTCGCGAGTACGACCAGGCCGCCCGAGACGAGAACGGGCGCCTCCGGTGTGGCGTCGCCGTCGGTCCCTTCGAGACGGAGCGGGCGCTCGAAGCCGATGACGCCGGTGCGGACATCATTTTCGTCGACTGCGCACACGCCCACAACCTCGACGTGGTCGACACGGCCAGAGATATCAAAGCGGAGATCGACGCGGACATCGTCGTCGGTAACATCGGTACCCGTGAGGCTGCCGAGGATCTCGTCGACTTCGCCGACGGACTCAAGGTCGGCATCGGCCCGGGCAGCATCTGTACGACGCGGATCGTCTCCGGGTCGGGGATGCCCCAGCTTTCGGCCGTCGCCGAGGTCGCCGACGTTGCGGCGGACCACGACGTGCCCGTCATCGCGGACGGTGGCATTCGGTACTCCGGCGACGCGATCAAGGCCATCGGGGCCGGTGCTGACGCCGTGATGCTCGGCTCGTACTTCGCGGGTACGGACGAAGCGCCGGGTCGCATCATCACCCGCAACGGCAAGAAGTACAAGCAGTACCGCGGGATGGGTAGCGTCGGCGCGATGAAGTCCGGCGGCGGCGAGCGATACCTCAAGGACGTCGAGGATCAGGAGGAAGAGGACTACGTCCCGGAGGGCGTCGAGGCAGCCACGCCGTATCAGGGACCTGTCGAGAACGAACTCCACCAGATGGTCGGCGGGATGCAGTCCGGAATGGGCTACGTCGGTGCGAGTTCGATCCCCGAGTTCAAGGAACGCGCCGAGTTCGTCCGGGTCTCCAGTGCCGGCCAGCAGGAGAACCATCCCCACGACGTGCTCATCACTGACGAGGCTCCGAACTACAGTCCCGGCGAGTGA
- a CDS encoding DUF2298 domain-containing protein: MEFGLLALWLGTYLLLLFVGLPITHTVLPDLADSGAGVAIPLTLTIIWLVTFFVGHVSLTLGLWGGLFVLGLVAVIARHRSDSVNRTVYMETATVFSIAFLFVVAIRAVDPAVHASGGEKFLDFGLLQTLLRAEALPPEDMWFAGEPVQYYYSGHLLASLLARMTDTAARFAYNLSVAGFYAMVVTAAYGLAKDVAAGRDLPARPAGVIAAFFVGLASNLVPAVQLVLLTLPTDIATRFSVAVGHELDGLGTGFANFSYWTASRVIPGTINEFPLFAWLNGDLHPHMMSPPLLLLAATLLYGYYRTPAGDRTRRIALLAALGPLAAQLAVSNTWSFPSIGGLTVLTVSLAPASPVTLLPPSIRNRLDARDWRWEEIRRHVLAGVAGVAVLVIGGALSLPFWLQSVSGQQHLALLPERSGFGPLLLVHGAFLIAFACYYVRYLHSHTTRVVRRTLLGGAFGLVLVSVLLDVPALGLFGPLIAVGWFLRRVGDYKDVPTPGYETILIVAGAGLVVLVEFVYVQEQAGPGRMNTVFKFYAQTWALWASAVGVVLVGLLADRRPSLGLSSDGWRRGFRVLVAVLVVSTSIYGVLALSQHFSGSSVTAPPEEPTLDALAFVDRYHPEEAPAIHWLNDNVTGQPNLLSRPTSGSLSRYCAADSELSTGVTPWRWDIYNWGNAPATMTGVPTVAGWNREIGYRGASTYCERVHDTIQLFTGAPTNQRRLLAQYDIAYVYVGPLERAAFPEITVQKLDAVTIEKHWDSVTIYRVNQSMLGSNYLRPTRRQ; encoded by the coding sequence ATGGAGTTTGGACTCCTCGCGCTGTGGCTAGGGACCTATCTCCTGTTGTTATTCGTCGGTCTCCCGATCACTCACACGGTGCTGCCGGACCTGGCCGATAGTGGTGCCGGGGTTGCGATTCCGCTCACATTGACGATCATCTGGCTCGTCACCTTCTTCGTCGGCCACGTCTCGCTCACGCTCGGGCTCTGGGGCGGACTCTTCGTCCTCGGTCTCGTCGCTGTGATCGCTCGGCATCGAAGCGACAGCGTGAACAGAACGGTGTATATGGAAACGGCGACGGTGTTTTCGATCGCGTTCCTGTTCGTCGTGGCGATCCGAGCGGTCGATCCGGCCGTCCACGCCAGCGGTGGTGAGAAGTTCCTCGACTTCGGCCTGCTCCAGACCCTCCTCCGCGCCGAGGCCCTGCCACCCGAGGACATGTGGTTCGCCGGCGAACCCGTCCAGTACTACTACAGCGGTCATCTCCTCGCGTCGCTGCTCGCCCGCATGACGGACACTGCTGCCCGGTTCGCCTACAATCTCTCCGTTGCGGGGTTTTATGCGATGGTCGTCACGGCCGCGTACGGGCTCGCGAAAGACGTCGCCGCCGGTCGTGATCTTCCGGCCCGCCCCGCGGGTGTCATCGCCGCCTTCTTCGTCGGATTAGCGAGCAATCTCGTTCCGGCGGTCCAGTTGGTCCTTCTGACGCTCCCGACCGATATCGCAACGCGATTCTCAGTGGCTGTCGGCCACGAACTCGACGGGCTGGGGACCGGGTTCGCGAATTTCAGTTACTGGACGGCCAGCCGGGTCATCCCGGGGACGATCAACGAGTTCCCGCTGTTTGCCTGGCTCAACGGTGATCTCCACCCACACATGATGAGCCCACCCCTGTTGCTGCTCGCGGCGACGCTTCTCTATGGCTATTACCGGACGCCAGCGGGTGACCGAACCCGACGGATCGCGTTACTTGCCGCCCTCGGCCCGCTCGCGGCCCAACTCGCCGTCAGCAATACCTGGTCGTTCCCCTCGATCGGCGGACTCACCGTTCTGACAGTTTCACTCGCACCGGCGAGTCCGGTAACGCTACTGCCACCGTCGATCCGGAACCGGCTGGACGCACGTGATTGGCGTTGGGAGGAGATTCGGCGTCACGTTCTCGCCGGCGTCGCGGGGGTCGCGGTGCTCGTGATCGGGGGTGCGCTGTCGTTGCCGTTCTGGTTACAGTCCGTGAGTGGCCAGCAACACCTCGCATTATTGCCGGAGCGCAGCGGGTTCGGTCCGCTATTGCTGGTTCACGGGGCGTTCCTGATCGCATTCGCGTGCTACTATGTTCGGTACTTGCATTCACACACCACCCGGGTGGTCAGGAGAACACTACTGGGTGGTGCGTTCGGCCTGGTTCTCGTCTCCGTTTTGCTCGACGTGCCCGCGCTCGGTCTGTTCGGGCCGCTGATCGCCGTCGGCTGGTTCCTTCGCCGTGTTGGGGATTATAAGGATGTGCCGACACCCGGCTACGAGACGATCCTGATCGTGGCCGGAGCGGGGCTCGTGGTACTCGTCGAATTCGTCTACGTCCAAGAGCAGGCTGGACCGGGGCGCATGAACACCGTCTTCAAGTTCTACGCGCAGACGTGGGCGCTCTGGGCCTCGGCGGTGGGGGTCGTACTCGTGGGGTTGCTTGCCGACCGACGGCCCTCGCTTGGCCTGTCCAGTGACGGGTGGCGACGTGGCTTCCGAGTCCTCGTTGCCGTACTGGTTGTTTCGACCTCGATATACGGTGTGTTGGCCCTCTCACAGCATTTCTCCGGGTCTTCCGTGACAGCGCCACCGGAGGAACCGACCCTCGATGCGCTCGCGTTCGTCGACAGGTACCATCCGGAGGAAGCGCCGGCGATCCACTGGCTCAATGACAACGTCACCGGGCAACCGAACCTGTTGTCCCGACCGACTTCGGGCTCGCTGAGTCGATACTGTGCTGCTGACAGCGAACTCTCAACGGGCGTCACGCCATGGCGCTGGGACATCTACAACTGGGGCAATGCTCCTGCAACCATGACTGGCGTCCCAACGGTCGCCGGATGGAACCGCGAAATCGGCTATCGCGGGGCATCGACGTACTGTGAACGCGTCCACGATACCATCCAGCTGTTCACTGGTGCCCCCACAAACCAGCGTCGATTGCTCGCCCAGTATGATATCGCATATGTCTACGTCGGCCCGCTCGAACGGGCGGCCTTCCCGGAGATCACGGTCCAGAAACTCGACGCCGTGACGATCGAAAAACACTGGGACTCGGTGACAATCTACCGCGTCAACCAGTCGATGCTTGGCTCGAACTATCTCAGGCCGACTCGACGACAGTAA